The Methanoculleus marisnigri JR1 genome window below encodes:
- a CDS encoding NusA-like transcription termination signal-binding factor, whose amino-acid sequence MPQVTLTEECMRLISQFESLTGAGSRDCIVDNRNERIIFVINPGDMGLAIGKSGSSIKKASDVMGKRIEVVEYSADPSQFLRNCFLPAQVTGIDFDTDEEDQQIALIDVRDEDRGLAIGKAGKNIFKAKVLAQRQHDIADVQLMQNDSA is encoded by the coding sequence CAGTTCGAGAGCCTTACCGGCGCAGGCAGCCGCGATTGCATCGTCGATAACCGCAACGAGCGGATAATCTTCGTGATCAATCCCGGCGATATGGGACTCGCCATCGGCAAGAGCGGGTCGAGCATCAAGAAGGCTTCCGACGTGATGGGGAAGCGCATCGAGGTCGTGGAATACTCTGCGGACCCGAGCCAGTTCCTCCGGAACTGCTTCCTTCCTGCTCAGGTCACCGGTATCGACTTCGACACGGACGAGGAGGATCAGCAGATCGCCCTTATCGATGTCCGGGACGAGGATCGGGGCCTTGCCATCGGCAAAGCGGGGAAGAATATCTTCAAGGCAAAAGTTCTCGCGCAGCGCCAGCATGACATCGCCGATGTCCAGCTGATGCAGAACGATTCTGCCTGA